The Pseudalkalibacillus hwajinpoensis nucleotide sequence CGGCAGGCGCTGGAGCCTTTCAATATGAACACGTTTTTTGTGTTCAGGTTGAATGGTGAAGCGACCGAGGTTCTGGTGTGTTGTAGCTGGATGAAACTAAAGCGGCAAAACCCCGTTTAGACCCGTCAGACACTGGAATCCTTTCAACACCACACAAAAAGACAGCCCGATTGGGCTGTCTTTTGTTATCCATCGAGCATTAATGCTTAATGGCTTCCTTCAATATTACCGTTGCTTGATCTAACTCGACGTCTTTCGTCAAAACGATCTCGCTTATGAGAAACTGCTGGGCATTCTCCAGTAGTTTTTTATCGTCGGTTCCGAGCGGTCTTTTCTTGTTAAGGGCAACGAGCTCACGGATCACTTCCACGTGATTGTGGATGTCTCCCGTTTTAAGCTTGTTCATATTATCCCGGTAACGCTGGTTCCTATTAGCACTGGGCTCTTCTACGTCAACTTCTTCATTAAAAGAAGTTAGCACTTCGTCCATCGTACTGACATCAGACACTTCACGAATCTTCAGGTTTTCCGTCTTACCTTTTGGAATCATCACCTGAATATCACGAAAAGGCATATTAAGAATATAATAGATCTGAGTTTCGCCCAGTATTTCTTTTTCCTCAATTGCTTCGACTATACCTGCACCGTACATGGGATAAAAAATCTTATCGCCTACCTCAAACAAGCGCCCACCCCCAAATTTATAAATTATAGCACATTTACTATTATAACATAAACAATTAATTTGTACGAATGTAATATTTTTTTCGTTGTAGCGGTATGTTTGATTGATCAGTGTAAACTCCATTACAATAATAGACATATATGGGCTTAACTAATAATGGAGGCGTTTACAAAATGAGGATTGGAATGATTAGTTTCTGGCACGTTCATGCAAAAGATTATGCCAAAGAGGCGCAGATTCATCCTGATACAGATATAAAAGCGATCTGGGATGAGAACGAAGAACGTGGAAGAAAAGAAGCGCAGGAAAGAGCGGTGGAGTACATAAGTGATCTAGACGTCCTTCTTAATCGAGAAGATATCGATGCTGTTGTAGTGAGCTCACCTACAAACATGCATAAGGAGATCATGATTCGAGCAGCGAGGGCAGGAAAGCATATCTTTACTGAAAAAGTCCTAGCGGCTAAAGAAAATGAGGCGCTGGAGATTCTAGAAGCGGTGAATGAGACTGGGGTAAAGTTATTTGTTTCTTTGCCCCGCGTTTATGATGGTTATACGGAAGCTATTCAGCAGTTGATTGAATCAGGTGATCTTGGCGACATTACACAGACACGTGTACGCCTTGCTCATAATGGAGCGACTGCTGATTGGCTTCCACAGCATTTCTATCAGAAAGAAGAGTGTCAGGGCGGAGCATTAATCGACCTTGGCTGTCATCCATTGTACTTAACGAGGCTATTCCAAGGAATGCCGCAACGTGTCACAGCTCAGTTCGGTTATGTAACGGAGAAAGAAGTAGAGGACCAGGCTGTCGTGACACTTGGATATCAAAGCGGTTCCTACGGTATTGCAGAAACAGGGTTTGTAAATGATCACTCCCCATTTACCATTGAAATAAATGGCACTAAAGGATCAGCGGTATATGGCATGCCAGAGAAGGTTTTACTAAAGAAAGTATCTGATCAGTGGGAAGAGGTAGCGGTTCCAGATGACCGCCCATCCCCATTCTTTCAGTGGATCGACCACATTCAAAAGGATATCAAAACTGATGAAAACCTAGGACTTGCCCTTGAATTAACAGTGCTGATGGAGGCTGCTTATCGTGCGGAGGAGCAAAGGCGTGAAGTCGTCATCACTAACCGATAGTTTAACGTACGTTTTTAGGAAGTGAATGTGTTACACTAACTTCGACTAAAGATAATGAGGTGTCTTATGAATACATTTTTACAATACAATCCAACTCGTCTTTATTTCGGGAAAGATCAGATCACTCAATTGCAAGGTGAACTTAAATATGGTGCGAAAGTTCTTGTTGTATATGGTGGAGGAAGTATTAAACGAAACGGCGTATATGATGCTGTCATGTCAGAACTTAAAAAAGTAAATGCAGAGGTGCATGAGCTTTCTGGTGTTGAACCAAACCCACGTTTAACAACAGTTGAGAAAGGTTCTGCCATCTGTAAGAAAGAAGGAATAGACTTCCTTCTAGCCGTTGGTGGTGGCAGTGTAATTGACTGTACGAAAGCGATCGCGGCAGGTGCCCATTACGAAGGTTCTGCATGGGATTTAATTACGCAGAAGGAGCCGATTGAATCAGCTCTCCCATTTGGTACGGTATTAACCCTTGCTGCAACTGGATCTGAGATGAATTCAGTTTCAGTTATTACAAATTGGGAAACAAAAGAGAAGCTCGGTTGGGGTTCTCCTCATGTATTTCCGACGTTTTCGGTATTAGATCCTACTTATACATTCTCGGTTCCGGAGAATCAAACGGTGTATGGCATTGTTGACAGTATGTCACATGCGCTAGAGCATTACTTCCATCGTACAAACAATACACCAATGATCGATGGATTTATTGAATCACTTCTTCGCACGGCAATTCAAACTGGTCCTAAGCTACTAAATGATCTTGAATCATATGAACATCGTGAAACGATGATGTACATTAGTACAACAGCCTTTAACGGAACATTAAGTAATGGTACAGATGGTGGGGACTGGGCAACACATCGAATCGAGCATGCGGTATCTGCTGTTTACGATATTCCTCACGGAGGCGGATTGGCGATTCTATTCCCGAACTGGTTAGAACATGTTCTTAAAGAAGATCCTTCCCGTGTGAAACAGCTAGCGGTAAACGTTCTTGGCGTTTCATCAGAAGGGAAAAGTGATCAAGAAGTAGCAGTTGAAGGGGCGAAAGCGCTTCGCGAGTTCTGGAATTCCCTTGGCGCTCCATCACGTCTTGCTGATTACGAAATTGACGATGCTGAATTTGATGGTATGGTTGAGAAAACATTTATTAAGCCAGGCGTTGGCACTTATAAAGAACTGGATCGTGAGAGCGTTCGAGATATTTTACAACGCTCTCTATAATTCAAAAGCAGCATGGCGATTTTGCCATGCTGCTTTCTTCATGTCGTCTATTCATCTATATTAATATGGCGAAACTCTCCTACATGAAAAAGTCCGAGGTCCGTTAATTTTAGCTCCGGAATAACAGGGAGGCTTAAAAACGAAAGGGTAAGAAAAGGATTGAAGTGATCTGGAGCACCAATTTCCTTTAATGCTTTTTCGATTTCTTCAAGTTCCTCTATGACAGTAGGATAGTCTTTATCCGAAAGTAGTCCAGCTATTGGCAGCGGTAGCTTACCAATCACTTTCTTTCCTCGAATAACAGCCAACCCACCTTGCATTTCCTGAATGACTTCTGCAGCCTTAATCATGTCTTCATCGTTCGTTCCTGCCATAATTAAGTTGTGCGAATCATGACCGACGGTTGTTGCTATTGCCCCATCATGAAATTGAAAACCTTTCACAACCCCAAGGCCAATGTTGCCTGTATGATGATGGCGCTCAATCACAGCCAGCTTCATAAGGTCTTTTCTAGAACAAGAAACAAACCCACCATTTTCATCATGATCAACCGTTAATTTTCTGGCCTTTGTAACTATTTGATTAGGAATGAGTTCAATAACATTCGCTTCTTCCTTCGAAACGGCTAGTTTCAGGTGATCTTTTCTTAGTGTGGGGAGATGAACAGAGCTTGTAATCCGATTCGAAGGAGTAACCTTTGCTCCCATTTTTGTCTTTCCAGACTCTGCAACAAGTTCTCCAGCACGATAAACATGAGAGATAGAAAAGGACTCAATGTCATCGAGCATAAGAAAATCAGCATCAAGGCCAGGCGCAATAGCCCCTTTCGTTGATAACCCAAAACATTCAGCCACATTTAATGATGCCATTTGAATGGCTAGAAGTGGATCTACCCCTTCTTGAATAGCAAGTCGAATATTATGATCGACGCTTCCTTCATTGATCAGGTCATCGATATGTTTATCGTCTGTACAAAACATGAATCTTCTAGCATTTCGTTCAGTTACAGCGGGAATGAGTTGTTTTAAGTTTTTGGCTACGGACCCTTCGCGAATGAATACATACATCCCACGTTTTATCCGCTCGAGCGCTTCTTCAGCCGTGATGCATTCATGATCCGTCGTAATTCCTGCCGATTTATAAATGTTTAGAGCATTGGAATGGAGCCCAGCAGCATGTCCGTCTATTTTCTTGTTTTGCGCATCGAATAACTTTTGCATCATAGAAGGTGAAGTATGAGCGACTGAAGGATAATCCATCACTTCAGCTAGGCCAAGGACGCGGCTGTGCTCATAGAAAGGTTTGAGATCTTCGGCAGAAAGGGTGGCGCCTGAATTCTCAAAGGATGTAGAAGGCACACTTGAGGGAAGCATAAAGAATATATCCATCGGAACGTTTTCAGAATCCTGAAGCATATAAGAGATACCTTCGGATCCGCAGACATTCGCTATCTCATGGGGGTCAGTGACAATTGTCGTCACTCCACAAGGAAGAACAGCATTGGCGAATTCGGAAGGGGTGACCATTGCGGATTCGATATGAACATGAGCATCGATTAATGATGGTACGATGTATTTCCCATCCGCATCAATAATATGATGACCTTCGAAATCTCCAAGTCCAGCAATCACACCATCAACAATAGCTACATCTGTCTTAATCAGCTCTAGGTTGTAACTATCTAATACAATTCCATTTTTAATCACAAGATCTGCAGGGCGTTTCCCCGCAGCTGCTTGAACTCTTCTGGTTAACTTCTCCATTATTATTCTCCTCTCATTTAGACAGAGGATGACATATTCACATTGCCAGAATTGTCATCGTAGTCAAACCATTTACGGTAGTTTGGTAGAAACCTTTGGACCTTATCTCCAAATTTATACGAAACCTGGTACGCATTATTAGCGTATTCTATAGATCTCTTGAACTCTCGTCAATAGCATCTGTCATCATCTCGAAAAAATACTTTCATATTCATATTGATAAATGGGTGGAATACAAGTAAACTACAAGTAAGAACATCTAAATAGACAAAAGAAAGCGTTTTTTTTATCGAAAATTAGGCAAACGTTTGCACTTTACTAACTTTAACTAAAAGATGAGGGTGTAGAGACATGAATAGAATCTGGTGGAAAGAAGCAGTAGGCTATCAAATTTATCCTCGTAGCTTCCAGGATTCAAATGGTGATGGTATAGGTGATTTACAAGGGGTTATTCAAAGAATCGATTATATAAAAAATCTTGGCATTGATGTAATTTGGATTTGTCCCATGTACAAATCTCCAAACGATGACAATGGATACGACATTTCTGATTATCAGGATATAATGGAAGATTTCGGTACAATGAAAGATTTTGATGCGCTTCTAGAGGAAGTGCATAAGCGAGATATGAAGCTGATTATTGATCTCGTATTGAATCACACAAGTGATGAGCATCAATGGTTTATCGAGTCACGGTCCTCGAAGGAAGATCCGAAGCGTGATTGGTATATTTGGCGTGACGGTAAGAATGGCAAAGAACCGAATAACTGGGAAAGTATCTTTGGCGGCTCAGCATGGGAATACGATAGGAAAACAGATCAGTACTATCTCCATGTTTTCTCAACAAAGCAGCCGGATGTAAATTGGGAAAATCCCGCTGTTCGTGGAGCGCTTTATGATGCGGTGAATTGGTGGCTTGATAAGGGGATTGATGGTTTCCGTATTGATGCCATTAGTCACATTAAAAAACGCCCAGGATTCCCGGATATGCCCAATCCTGCAAATGAAAAATACGTCTCTTCCTTTGATATGCATATGAATCAGAAGGGTATTCAAGAATTTCTTCAAGAATTTAAGGATGAAACGTATTCTAATTATGACGTGATGACGGTTGGAGAAGCTAACGGCGTAAGCATTGATGAAGCTGATCAATGGGTCGACGAAAAAAATGGGAAAATGAATATGATTTTTCAATTTGAGCATCTTGGATTATGGGATGCAGTAGATAAACCTGAACTTGATATCGTATCTCTCAAGTCAGTGCTGACACGCTGGCAGAAAGGGCTTGAAAACAAAGGGTGGAATGCATTGTTTGTTGAGAACCATGATAAGCCACGTGTAGTATCAACATGGGGGAACGACAAGGAATACTGGCGAGAAAGTGCGACTTCAATGGGAGCGATGTACTTCCTCATGCAAGGAACGCCTTTCATTTATCAGGGACAGGAAATCGGCATGACAAATGTTCAATACCCTTCTATTGAAGATTATGACGATGTTGCAGATAAAAATCGCTATCGCATCCAACGTGAAGCTGGTGTATCACACGAATCGATTATGAAAGTGATTTGGGCTTCTTCTCGTGATAATAGTCGCACACCAATGCAGTGGAACAGCGACTATAATGCTGGGTTTTCTTCAGGGACCCCGTGGCTAAAAGTCAATCCGAATTTTGTAGACATTAATGTACAAAAGCAAGAGAATGATGCCAACTCTATTCTAACTTTCTACAAAAAAATGATTCAGCTGAAGAAAGAAAACCTAGTTTTCACTTACGGGACCTATGATTTGCTTCTTGAAAAGCATCCGCAGCTTTATGCCTATACGAGAACAACAGAAGAAGATCAAGTTCTTGTTGTGACGAACCTATCAATAGAGCCAGCTGTATTTGAAACAGGACTGGTTCTAGAGCAAGATCAATTGCTTCTGAATAACTATCCTGTTGTGCAAGAAGTAAATGATTCGATTAATTTAAAGCCTTATGAAGCGAGAGTTTATCGAATAAATCGCTAATACAGACAGCCGATTCAATCGGCTGTTTATTTATTTTATAGAAATTATTTACATTTATAAATGATAAATATAATCTAATAATTTCCAAAAATGTCGAATGAAGAGGGTAAAAAAGAATAGATTTCTTGAAAAATTTACCGTATAGTGTTGATTAGTGGGAAGTATGACCCAATTCTATCTTTTCACAGAATACGAGTTTACTAAGGGAGGATTAAAATGAAAAAGTTAATCGTAGCTTTATTCTCAGTAGTTGCACTATTTATGTTCATGGGTACTGGAACTTTTGCAGCAGAAAATGATCATAGTGATATTTTACAGAAAATTGAAGAAACAAATGTTAAGATTGAAGAAGAGATTCAAACAGCACAGGTTAAAGGTAACAAACTATTGTCAACGCTTTCTCTTGAAACAACTAAGCTTGATGCAACACTCGCCACCGCTCGTCAGGATGGGAAATCAGACGCTGAAATTGCTAAGATTGAGAAAGAAGTAAAGACTAAGAAAGCTGAACTTACTTCTAAATACAATCAAGAACTTGATAAACTAATTGACAATCTAATTGATAAAACAAACAAAATGACTGCAGACATGATTGCAGAAGCTGCTAAAGAGGGCATTCAGGCTGAATGTTCATGGGTATACGTACAAATTGGAGACCGCTGGGTATGGGTTGATCCGATTCAAGTAGTTGGTCCATGATATAAAAAGGTTGGTACACTTGAACCTGAAGTGTACCTTTTATTTGATTTTTAGGTGTTATATAATAGATATACGTGTATTATTTGGCTTTTTTATTCAAAGGGGAGATAAGATTTGGAAGGATTGGAGTTTCGCCGTAAAAATGAATCTTTAGATAAAGCTGAACAAGAGTCTGCATCTTTAAGTCTTTTAGCTAAAGGTGCTGGCTTGGAAATAATGGAACATAAGATTAAAGCCAAGACAGCATTTTATCTATACCCTGCCAAAACATATGAAACCTTTGAATTTTTTTATATAATTGATGGGGAGATATTCAGTGAAGATTTAAACATCAGATTAACTAGAGGAGATTATTTTACAGTTAGAGGTTTGTATGAACTTGTCTTTTTTGAAGTAATTAAAGAAGTTACTTTTTTATGGGTAATAAATGAAGCTACATTCCGATTCCTAAGTGAAAAGATAGTAAAACTCATATCGAATGTTAAAAGTGTTGATGAAAAGGATAGATATACAAAGGAACACAGTGAAAGAGTTCAGAGTATGAGTATTAAAGTAAGTAAAAAAATGCATTTAACGCCAGAAGACACTGATAATCTGATAGTTGCATCAATCCTCCACGACGTTGGTAAAATTAACGTTCCTGAAGAAATTCTTAATAAACCGGGCGGTCTCACAGACGAGGAGTATGACATTATAAAAAAGCATCCTACCGATGGTGCAGAAATGGTACAAGATACGTATTATGCTGATATTAGCACGATCATTAGACAGCATCATGAGCGAATTAACGGATCTGGTTACCCTGATGGCCTTAAAGGTGATGAGATAACGATTGGAGCAAAAATTATTGGAGTCTGCGATTCTTATGACGCGATGACAGACGATCGTTCTTATCGAAAAGCGTATACGCCAGAATATGCCATGAATGAATTAAAGCGTCTTTCGGGTGTCTTATATGACGCTGAAGTCGTTGATGCTCTTGAAGAGGTTTTAATTGAAGATGGCATACTTAATAAGGTTTAACAAAAGGGGAGATGGGATAACATCTTCTTTTTTTGTATGTTCATATATCTTCTATAAACTTTATAGCGAAAGAAACAGTATCTTATTTCCATTGTTTCACGTGTAACATCGAAGCTGGTATGATAGTAAATAGAAAAGAATCGATATTTGAGGAGATTGGTATTGTGGGTAAACAGCTTATTCTTGCGGAAAAACCCTCTGTTGGACGTGATATTGCTAGGGTATTGAATTGTACAAAAGGTGGAAATGGTTTTCTTGAAGGAGACCGTTATATCGTCACATGGGCGCTTGGTCATCTTGTGACACTAGCTGATCCAGAAGTTTATGATGAAGCATACAAGACGTGGAAGCTAGAGGACTTACCGATGCTTCCTGCCCCACTGAAGCTAGTTGTTATTAAAAGAAGTGGGAAGCAATTTAGCGTTGTAAAAACGCAAATGAATCGGAAAGATGTTAGCGAAATTGTCATTGCCACTGATGCGGGACGAGAAGGGGAGCTTGTGGCACGATGGATTATTGAAAAAGCACGTGTCCAAAAACCGTTAAAAAGACTTTGGATTTCTTCTGTAACGGATAAAGCGATTCGTGATGGTTTTAAGAATTTGAAAGAGGCAAATCAGTACAAGAACCTATACCAGGCAGCTGCAGCTAGGTCTGAAGCGGATTGGTATGTAGGTCTTAATGCAACTCGAGCGCTTACGACAAAATACAATGCACAGCTTTCTAGTGGCAGAGTACAAACACCAACGCTTTCGATTATTGCAAAGCGAGAGGAAGAAATAAAAGCCTTTGAACCTGAACGCTATTATGGGATTTCTGCTGTTGTGGATGGTTTTACATTAACTTATCGCGATGCGAAATCGAATGATTCGCGGGTATTTGATCGAGACAGAATAGATACTTACCTAAAGAATTTATCGGGCAAACCAGCTCAGATTGAAGAAGTGAAAAAAGCAAAGAAAAAGACGTTCGCTCCAGGTTTATATGATTTAACGGAGCTACAGAGAGACGCTCATAAACGCTATGGTTTCTCTGCAAAGGAAACTCTTTCAGCTACACAACGACTGTACGAGCAGCATAAGCTCGTCACATATCCTCGAACAGATTCTCGCTTTTTGTCTTCTGATATGAAGGATACGTTAAAAGAACGGCTAGAAGCAGTGGCACCTTATGAGAAAACGGCTCGAAAAGTACTTGGGAACCCAATTCAAACTGGAAAGCACATTGTTGACGATCGAAAAGTTTCTGATCATCATGCTATTATTCCTACGGAGCAAACACCCATTATTCGCGAGCTTAGCGATAAGGATCGTAAGGTTTATGATCTCATAGTAAAGCGATTTGTTGCAGCACTATACTTTCCATTTGAATACGAACAAGTCACGGTTGTTGCGAAGATTGGCCAAGAGCGTTTTGATGCGAAAGGCAAACGTGTTCTTTCAGCCGGTTGGAAAGAAGTTTACGATACTGAAGAAGAGGATGTCATTCTTCCAGAGCTAAAAGAAAAACAGGAACTTCGCGTTCTTTCTCTTACAAGAACAGAAGGGAAAACAACTCCGCCGTCTCGTTTTAACGAAGGAACTCTTTTAACTGCAATGGAGAAGCCAGCTCAATTTCTTGGTAATCAGGATAAGAAGCTAGCCCAAACACTTGGTGAGACAGGCGGGCTAGGAACCGTTGCAACGCGTGCAGATATTATTGAGAAATTATTTAATAGCTTTTTGATTGAAAAGAATGGCAAAGACTTAACAATTACATCTAAAGGAAAGCAATTGTTAGACATTGTCCCAGACGAATTACAATCCCCGGCTCTAACGGCAGAATGGGAACAAAAGCTTGAAGCGATTGGAAAAGGCGAACTATCGAAGCAGGCATTTATTGAAGAGATGAAGGCTTACGCAAATGAAACTGTTCAGAAGATCAAATCAAGTACGAAGAAATATAAGCACGATAACGTGACGGGAACCAAATGCCCCGACTGTGGGAATTTAATGCTCGAAGTGAAAAGTAAGAAGGGGAAAATGCTCGTTTGTCAG carries:
- a CDS encoding CarD family transcriptional regulator, producing MFEVGDKIFYPMYGAGIVEAIEEKEILGETQIYYILNMPFRDIQVMIPKGKTENLKIREVSDVSTMDEVLTSFNEEVDVEEPSANRNQRYRDNMNKLKTGDIHNHVEVIRELVALNKKRPLGTDDKKLLENAQQFLISEIVLTKDVELDQATVILKEAIKH
- a CDS encoding Gfo/Idh/MocA family protein — translated: MRIGMISFWHVHAKDYAKEAQIHPDTDIKAIWDENEERGRKEAQERAVEYISDLDVLLNREDIDAVVVSSPTNMHKEIMIRAARAGKHIFTEKVLAAKENEALEILEAVNETGVKLFVSLPRVYDGYTEAIQQLIESGDLGDITQTRVRLAHNGATADWLPQHFYQKEECQGGALIDLGCHPLYLTRLFQGMPQRVTAQFGYVTEKEVEDQAVVTLGYQSGSYGIAETGFVNDHSPFTIEINGTKGSAVYGMPEKVLLKKVSDQWEEVAVPDDRPSPFFQWIDHIQKDIKTDENLGLALELTVLMEAAYRAEEQRREVVITNR
- a CDS encoding iron-containing alcohol dehydrogenase, translated to MNTFLQYNPTRLYFGKDQITQLQGELKYGAKVLVVYGGGSIKRNGVYDAVMSELKKVNAEVHELSGVEPNPRLTTVEKGSAICKKEGIDFLLAVGGGSVIDCTKAIAAGAHYEGSAWDLITQKEPIESALPFGTVLTLAATGSEMNSVSVITNWETKEKLGWGSPHVFPTFSVLDPTYTFSVPENQTVYGIVDSMSHALEHYFHRTNNTPMIDGFIESLLRTAIQTGPKLLNDLESYEHRETMMYISTTAFNGTLSNGTDGGDWATHRIEHAVSAVYDIPHGGGLAILFPNWLEHVLKEDPSRVKQLAVNVLGVSSEGKSDQEVAVEGAKALREFWNSLGAPSRLADYEIDDAEFDGMVEKTFIKPGVGTYKELDRESVRDILQRSL
- the ade gene encoding adenine deaminase, with amino-acid sequence MEKLTRRVQAAAGKRPADLVIKNGIVLDSYNLELIKTDVAIVDGVIAGLGDFEGHHIIDADGKYIVPSLIDAHVHIESAMVTPSEFANAVLPCGVTTIVTDPHEIANVCGSEGISYMLQDSENVPMDIFFMLPSSVPSTSFENSGATLSAEDLKPFYEHSRVLGLAEVMDYPSVAHTSPSMMQKLFDAQNKKIDGHAAGLHSNALNIYKSAGITTDHECITAEEALERIKRGMYVFIREGSVAKNLKQLIPAVTERNARRFMFCTDDKHIDDLINEGSVDHNIRLAIQEGVDPLLAIQMASLNVAECFGLSTKGAIAPGLDADFLMLDDIESFSISHVYRAGELVAESGKTKMGAKVTPSNRITSSVHLPTLRKDHLKLAVSKEEANVIELIPNQIVTKARKLTVDHDENGGFVSCSRKDLMKLAVIERHHHTGNIGLGVVKGFQFHDGAIATTVGHDSHNLIMAGTNDEDMIKAAEVIQEMQGGLAVIRGKKVIGKLPLPIAGLLSDKDYPTVIEELEEIEKALKEIGAPDHFNPFLTLSFLSLPVIPELKLTDLGLFHVGEFRHINIDE
- a CDS encoding glycoside hydrolase family 13 protein, which translates into the protein MNRIWWKEAVGYQIYPRSFQDSNGDGIGDLQGVIQRIDYIKNLGIDVIWICPMYKSPNDDNGYDISDYQDIMEDFGTMKDFDALLEEVHKRDMKLIIDLVLNHTSDEHQWFIESRSSKEDPKRDWYIWRDGKNGKEPNNWESIFGGSAWEYDRKTDQYYLHVFSTKQPDVNWENPAVRGALYDAVNWWLDKGIDGFRIDAISHIKKRPGFPDMPNPANEKYVSSFDMHMNQKGIQEFLQEFKDETYSNYDVMTVGEANGVSIDEADQWVDEKNGKMNMIFQFEHLGLWDAVDKPELDIVSLKSVLTRWQKGLENKGWNALFVENHDKPRVVSTWGNDKEYWRESATSMGAMYFLMQGTPFIYQGQEIGMTNVQYPSIEDYDDVADKNRYRIQREAGVSHESIMKVIWASSRDNSRTPMQWNSDYNAGFSSGTPWLKVNPNFVDINVQKQENDANSILTFYKKMIQLKKENLVFTYGTYDLLLEKHPQLYAYTRTTEEDQVLVVTNLSIEPAVFETGLVLEQDQLLLNNYPVVQEVNDSINLKPYEARVYRINR
- a CDS encoding HD-GYP domain-containing protein, with product MEGLEFRRKNESLDKAEQESASLSLLAKGAGLEIMEHKIKAKTAFYLYPAKTYETFEFFYIIDGEIFSEDLNIRLTRGDYFTVRGLYELVFFEVIKEVTFLWVINEATFRFLSEKIVKLISNVKSVDEKDRYTKEHSERVQSMSIKVSKKMHLTPEDTDNLIVASILHDVGKINVPEEILNKPGGLTDEEYDIIKKHPTDGAEMVQDTYYADISTIIRQHHERINGSGYPDGLKGDEITIGAKIIGVCDSYDAMTDDRSYRKAYTPEYAMNELKRLSGVLYDAEVVDALEEVLIEDGILNKV
- a CDS encoding DNA topoisomerase III, with the translated sequence MGKQLILAEKPSVGRDIARVLNCTKGGNGFLEGDRYIVTWALGHLVTLADPEVYDEAYKTWKLEDLPMLPAPLKLVVIKRSGKQFSVVKTQMNRKDVSEIVIATDAGREGELVARWIIEKARVQKPLKRLWISSVTDKAIRDGFKNLKEANQYKNLYQAAAARSEADWYVGLNATRALTTKYNAQLSSGRVQTPTLSIIAKREEEIKAFEPERYYGISAVVDGFTLTYRDAKSNDSRVFDRDRIDTYLKNLSGKPAQIEEVKKAKKKTFAPGLYDLTELQRDAHKRYGFSAKETLSATQRLYEQHKLVTYPRTDSRFLSSDMKDTLKERLEAVAPYEKTARKVLGNPIQTGKHIVDDRKVSDHHAIIPTEQTPIIRELSDKDRKVYDLIVKRFVAALYFPFEYEQVTVVAKIGQERFDAKGKRVLSAGWKEVYDTEEEDVILPELKEKQELRVLSLTRTEGKTTPPSRFNEGTLLTAMEKPAQFLGNQDKKLAQTLGETGGLGTVATRADIIEKLFNSFLIEKNGKDLTITSKGKQLLDIVPDELQSPALTAEWEQKLEAIGKGELSKQAFIEEMKAYANETVQKIKSSTKKYKHDNVTGTKCPDCGNLMLEVKSKKGKMLVCQDRECGYRKGKSKVTNARCPKCKKKLELHGQGDAQTFICKCGHREKLSTFNERRKKEKNTKATKKDVSKYMKNQGQDEPVNTALADALAKLKLDQDK